The stretch of DNA GCTCAGTACAGCCTCGGCGCTCAGTACAGCCTCACCTGCTCAGTACAGCCTCACCCACTCAGTACAGCCTCACCCGCTCAGTACAGCCTCACCCGCTCAGTACAGCCTCACCCGCTCAGTACAACCTCCGCTCGCTCAGTACAGCCTCCGCTCGCTCAGTACAACCTCACCCGCTCAGTACAACCTCGGCACTCAGTACAGCCTCACCCGCTCAGTACAGCCTCGGCGCTCAGTACAGCCTCACCCGCTCAGTACAGCCTCGGCGCTCAGTACAGCCTCCGCTCGCTCAGTACAACCTCACCCGCTCAGTACAATCTCGGCTCTCAGTACAACCTCACCCGCTCAGTACAACCTCACCTGCTCAGTACAACCTCCGCTCGCTCAGTACAACCTCACCCGCTCAGTACAACCTCACCCGCTCAGTACAGCCTCCGCTCGCTCAGTACAACCTCACCCGCTCAGTACAATCTCGGCTCTCAGTACAACCTCACCCGCTCAGTACAACCTCACCTGCTCAGTACAACCTCCGCTCGCTCAGTACAACCTCACCCGCTCAGTACAACCTCACCCGCTCAGTACAGCCTCCGCTCGCTCAGTACAACCTCACCCGCTCAGTACAATCTCGGCTCTCAGTACAACCTCACCCGCTCAGTACAACCTCACCTGCTCAGTACAACCTCCGCTCGCTCAGTACAACCTCACCCGCTCAGTACAACCTCACCCGCTCAGTACAGCCTCCGCTCGCTCAGTACAACCTCCGCCCGCTCAGTACAACCTCACCTGCTCAGTACAACCTCCGCTCGCTCAGTACAGCCTCCGCTCGCTCAGTACAGCCTCACCCGCTCAGTACAGCCTCCGCTCGCTCAGTACAACCTCGGCGCTCAGTACAACCTCACCCGCTCAGTACAGCCTCGGCACTCAGTACAGCCTGGGCGCTCAGTACAGCCTCACCCGCTCAGTACAGCCTCGGCGCTCAGTACAGCCTCCGCTCGCTCAGTACAACCTCACCCGCTCAGTACAACCTCCGCTCGCTCAGTACAGCCTCTGCTCGCTCAGTACAACCTCGGCTCTCAGTACAACCTCACCCGCTCAGTACAACCTCCGCTCGCTCAGAACGGAGCCAGAGATTTCTTTTGAGGAAGTTCCCGATGTGTTTGACGAACACAGTAAGGGGTGTTTGTAGAGCAGTTCTCATACTGCCTCTTAGtaaacctactatgtgccaggcactttgtaACTCCCCCTCATAGTCTATATATACCCCTGCAAGTTAGCCATCAGAATATGAAAaccctgagactcagagaggctgggtcgtttgtccaaggtcacagctggtaagtggcagagcgaGCCCTCGGCTCGAGCTCTTCCGAGAGCTGGCTCCTGTGGTCCTGGCTGAGCCTCCTCCTGGGCCCGgggcccctcttccttcctgcagGCCAGATGGAGCTGCGCTTCGTGTGCGTGGACTCCGCCCTGGGGACAGCTGTCCAGGAGGAGCTGTGTGACCCGGCGAGCAAGCCGGGGAGCCGGCGGGAGGTCTGCCAGGCTGCCCCGTGCCCGGCTTGGTGagtggggaaggggctgtgcGCGGGGCAGCCTGCTCCCCCTCTTGCCCTGGGCTGTGGCCTCCTGTGGAGCTCCGGCCTTTCCTCCCTGCAGGTGGGAGACCCGCGCCTTGGCGCCGTGCCCAGTGACctgtgggggtgggcaggtgcCGCTGGCCGTGCGCTGTGTGAGGCTGGACCGTGGACGCTCCGTCCCCCTGCCTCACTCCAAGTGCTGGCCAGCGCCCCGGCCCAGCCGCCTCGGGGAGTGCAGCCCGGAGCCCTGCCCCGCCAGGTGCGCCCCTTCCCGAGGAGGCAGGTGGTCCGAGGGGCTTCATGGGGCTGTGGGTACAGCGCATGCACGGATCCGGGCGCGGTGGGCACACGTGGGTGGCTCATTTTGTCACCGCCTGCTCCTTACTGAGCCCCCGCTGCGCCAGGCACTGCTGTGGCACGAGGGGTCCCCGCAGTGAGCCCGACAGACAGCATCTCTGCCTTCCCGAAGCAGAGGCTGGGCACGGGCCGCGGGCGATAAGTCAGACAGGGGACGGCTGTGACGGGTGGTGACGGTGCCACGTGGCCAAGGcggaggggaggctgggattCCCTTTGGACACATCTGTTTTctgtcctcctcttcccctgCTGTAAAATGGGTTCTTCTGACGTTCCGTCCGCTGTGCCAGCCCCTCAGTGGAGACGTAGGGTGACCCTCCGGAGAGAGCGCCTCTGCAGGCCCTTCCtggtggggaaaggagggggcCCCTGGCTGCTCGGGGTCCTCCCCTGACTCCGCTCTGCCCCAGGTGGCGGTACAAGCTGGCGGCCTGCAGCgtgagctgtgggggtggggtggcgcgGAGGATCCTGTATTGTGCCCGGGCCCACGGGCAGGACGAGGACCAGATCCTGCCGGACGCCCAGTGCCGGGGGCTGCCGCGGCCAGAGCAGCTGGAGGCCTgcagcccgcagccctgcccgccCAGGTCAGCAGCCCTGGGTGTCCAGCCGGTGGCCTGAGCTCCCGGGGTGCgggcgccaggccaggggccaTGGGGACGGAGGGATGGCTCCGTGGCTCAGGACAGTCCTCAGGAAGCGGGACCACCCGGCAGGCTGCGCCAGGTGCCAGAGATGGCGTCCAGCCGTGCACAGGCCGCGCTGTGGGTTCTAacggggtgggtgtgggtggcgCTGGGCCGACCTTCACTGGGTGAGGGGGCAGATGGGTGGAGCCTGAGGTGGTCCCCGTGGGAGCCGAGCAGCACAGTCACACGGGGCAGAGGGTGctcaggccggggcgggggggggggggggggggggggggctccgagAGCAGGCTGGGCCGCGGGAAGGCACACACTCGCCGCCTCGTCCACAGTCCCTGTGGTCCCTCATCGCACTTGTgcattttacttcattttcaatAGACTTTTAccgattgcagagaggaagggagggggagcgagAGAAACGTCagcgatgagagaatcattgatcgctgcctcctgcacgccccgcactggggatcaacccgcacccgggcatgtgccctgacctggggatcgaaccctgacctcctggttcataggtcgaggctcaacccctgagccccgccggccgggcgcgCTTGTGCATTTTGATGATGTGATGCTGCCCGTGTCGTAGAGAAAGGCGACAGGGTTAGTAGCTGTCCTCGTGGTGCCCTGTGCTCCCCCCACCTCTTGTTTCTAAAGAAACACACCTTACGGTGAGACCCTTACACGTAAACCCTTGAACTCCTCTGTGGTTTATCGGGGTAAGCTGGGACGTCGGGAGCaagctttatttttccaaattgctAACCAGCGGAGGTCGAGTTCCTCCCGGCGGCCCCTCATCGCGTCCGCGAGTCTGGCGTCTGTTGGACCCACGGGGAGGCTTCCTGCCACGCCCcgctggctcccctcccccactcccatcccatgTCAAGTTGTCTTAAACGGGCAGCGCGGGGACCCTTTCCCGTTCCTACCAAAGTGTCTGGTGACGTCATTGCTTGTGCTGATGTCACTGTCCTTGTACCCCACTGTTTTCCACGTCACATTCAGAGGTGCAGGTGAGCTGGGATTTATGGGAATGGCACACACTTGAGGTCTGGCTCCCCTTGCATGTCGCTGTGGCCACGCTGGCCTCCTTGATGTTCTAGAACATTCCAGGGATGCCTGACTCAGGGCTATCCCTTCACTCAGGCTCGACTCAACAACCAACAGGAGGTGGGGGCCTCCCTGAGCACTGGTGCAGAATGGCACACGCACCCCACCCACGATTCTCAGCTTTGCTAAATTGCTCTTTTTTAAGATATCCTTTTATtgtttggagagggagaggggagagggagaggaacatctatcagctgcctcctgcacgcctcccgcTGGGGCCTGGGCCCTGTCCTGGCCGTGCCATCCGGGGCCTCTTTCCTGCAGGTGGAAAGTCACGTCCCGGGGCCCATGCTCAGCCAGCTGTGGCCTCGGCACCGCCCCCCGCGCCATAGCCTGCGTGCAGCTGGACCGAGGCCAGGACACGGAGGTGGACGGGGCGGCCTGTGCGGCTCTGGTGCGGCCGCAGGCCAGCATCCCCTGCGTCGTCGCCGACTGCGCTTACCAGTGGCACCTCAGCACCTGGACGCAGGTGAGGCCGCGGCTGGGGCGGGGAGTGCGTCCGGTACCTCACCAGGCACCGGGAGACAGCGGTGAACAGGGCTGGGCCTCCGGGGCTCGCTCGCGGTGTAGAGAAGAGGCAAAGCGGAGAGCTGCCTCCCGCCCGGTCAGAGGGCCAGGGGCATCGGCCGGGGAGGGGGCTCAGGAGGGCAGTgccgggcaggagggcagggcggaCGGCTGCAGGGACAgaccggggggaggggcagccatgTCTCCTGATCGCGGCTCTAGGGCCTGGAGACGCAGAGGCCTCGAGGGTGACAGGTGGGGCCGTGAGCTTGGATCCCTGTCCTCCTCCCGGTGACCTGCACGGcagcctctgggcctcagtgtctcgCTGAGGGACGGAGACAGGTACCGCCTCCAGTGCTGTGCCAAGACTAGGTCATGCCTGGCCCGTCACCTGTCCTCGCCCCCCTCGGGAGGGTCAGCCCggctcctcccctcttccctgcagTGCTCCGTCTCCTGCGGGGATGGCGTCCAGCACCGGCACGACACCTGCCTGGGACCCGAGGCCCGGGGGCCCGTGCCAGCCCACTTCTGCCAGCACCTGCCCAAGCCGGCGACGGTGCGGGGCTGCTGGGCCGGGCCCTGCGCAGGGCAGGGGACGCCCCGCCTGGCGCCCCGCGAGGAAGCCGCCGCTCCAGCGCAGACCACGGCTGGCCCTGCCGCCGCTTCCCCCGAGtggccccagccccgggcccgcCTCCTCTCCCAGGACAGCCCTCGGGGGGCCGGTACGTCCCTTCCTCCTTGCTGTCTGGGCAGCTGGCCGCAGGAGGGGTGCAGAGGGTGCAAAGCCGGGACCACTTTCCACACGGCCCGCCTCTCAGAGCATCCCGGAATGGCTCTGCGCCCCGGATGGTGACATCcggccctgcagcccccacccctcacctgagGGGGCTTCCGGCTAGGCCTAGGAGGGCATCAgcccttcccccccacacacaccccagccctgccccctgggaaTGCCCCACCCGGAAGCTCTGTCTGCTGCTCCCTGTCCAGGTCCCTGTGGCCGGCAGCACCTCGAGCCCACGGGAGCCATCGACTTGCGAGGCGCCGGGCAGGCTGACTGTGCAGTGGCCATCGGGCGGCCCCTGGGGGAGGTGCTGACCCTCCAAGTCCTGGAGAGCTCCCTCAACTGCAGCGCCGGTAGGTCCAGGCCACGAGGGCTCCTGCGCCCCAGGGACTGCTGCCAACCTggacggggctggggggggggggacggggggagggggggccgggggggaggggggccggcctCACTGCCCGCCGCTTCCAGGGGAGATGCTGCTGCTCTGGGGCAGGCTCATGTGGAGGAGGGCGTGCCGGAAGCTGTCGGGCCTGACCTTCAGCTCCAAGGCCAACACCCTGGTGGTGACGCAGCGCCGTGTGCGGCCGCGAGGCGGAGTGCTGCTGCGCTACTCCAGCCGGCCTGCCGCGGGGGCCGTGCACAGAGGTAGGCAGGCGCcagagcctcccccccccccagcggctGGCTGGGCTGTGCTGCTGCCAGCGGGGCGGCGGGCAAGGCAGACGGAGCTGTACCTtcctggacacccccccccgccccccccccccccccccgcgtggcCAGGGCCAGCCTGCGGGAGTGGTCAGCATGCGTCTCAGGATGTGACCCTTCAGCGAGGTGGGCAGATGGGGCTCCGGCCACACCCTCACCCCGTCCCTCaggcccccacagccccactgTCCTGGCCCTCGGGCCCTTCAAGACCCTCTAGGACCCTCTGTCCCTGCCAGGGCCTGTGCGCAGGCCTCCTCACCGTGGGCTGTGCTTTCCCATCCGTGTCAGgtagcccctcccagcagcccacGCTGGCTGAAGGCACTTCCCTAGCCAGTCCCAGAGGTttctgcctgccctccccaccccctctcgcCAGGCCTCAGGTGAGAAGTGGGGTGCTAGAGGCTTCTTCCTCCATAGAGATCTGAggggcctcccctgccctccacgcTCAGTGGTCACGGGCGactgtcctccttccctctcGCCGCTCCTCACTGCCAAGCCTCCCACATGCAGGTGCcgcccagggaggcccagggaggcccagggggtgcaggcaggaggcCCTGCAGCTGGAGTCCGTCCTTGTGCCAGGCTCAGTGTTCAGCACGTTTGCACGTGTGACTGTGCCGAGTCCTCCTGAAACCACTCTGCCCAGTGTTTGCTGTCGTCCCCTCCACTTTAAAGAGGAGGGAGCTGAAGCTCAGGCGTGGGAGGTGGGGTTCAGTGGGGGCTTCTGGGATCACACCGTGGGAGGTGGGGTTCAATGGGGGCTTCTGCCTGGGCGTCCTGGCCTTGGCCACAGCGCCACActgtccccctccctgcccgccaGCCGTGAGCTGCTCTGGCCCCGGCCTCTGGCAGCAGGGTTTTTTCTGGGGCTCCTGCATCCTGGGCCACCCCcagtccacccccccccccccccgctctccccGCAGAATGTGAcacgcagctctttggcccccGGGGAGAAATTGCCAGCCCCCTGGTGAGTTCGGCTGGGGGGAACGTGGGGGGCTGCCGCATCTTCATCGACGTGGCTCCGTGGGACCGTATCGCCATCCACGCCCTGGCCGCTGACATGGGCACCGAGGGAGCTGATGCCAGCTACATCTCGGTGAGGCCCCACGCGGGCGACAGGAATGGCTGGCTCTTGCTATGGTCTGGACAGCTGTCCCTGGGGACGAGGACCGGGGTGCTGGGgtagaggacccccccccccccgcagtctACTTCAGACCAAAACCTTCAAAACTTAGTGAAGGAATGGGAGCAAGCTTCCGCCACGCCCTCACCAGCAAGTGTGGATGGTGCCCCGCAAGAGAGAACTAGAAAAGGCCCTTCCCACGTGGACAGCCCCTTaacccagggcagaggcagaatgTTAGAGCCGGGAGAGGGGCAGCCCCCCCCTCTGAGGTTTGTGCCTTTGGGAGAAGTGTCCTCTGTCCTGTATCAGCTCCTCTGGATGAAGCAGCCTGACCCTCACTGGAATAGAGCAGACCTGGGCCCCAGTCCCAGCTCAGGCGCCCTCACTGTGATCCCGGGGAGTCCCAGCTCAGGCGCCCTCACTGTGAGCCGGGGGAGTGGCATGAGcctctgggcctgtgccctgggtgGGTAGTCCGCCTGCCTCAGGGCCGTGGGTGAGGGTTAAACGTGACCTGGGCGTAGGCCCTTGGGCAGCGGGGCTCCCTGAAGGCTGAAGGTGGTTTTCACTGGGCCCTGCCCTTCGGGGCTGCCCTCCTCCAGATCCGGGACATCCGCAGTCTGAAGACGACGACGTTCCGCGGGCAGCAAGCGCTCTACTGGGAGTCGGAGGGCAGCCAGGCTGAGCTGGAGTTCAGCCAGGGCTTCCTGGAAGCCCATGCCCGCCTGCGGGGCCAGTACTGGACACTCCAACCCCGAGCGCCggagcccggccccgccccgccctagcttcctcccccagcacccagcacgccCCGCAGGTGCCCCCGGGCCAGTGAGGGGTGCTCCCTGCAGCGTCGGGAGGGACGCTGACATTTATGGGCTGCTGGCCGCCGGCCGGCTCCGGAGTGCTTCCCAACCTGAACCCCTCCGATCTCCAGTGTCACCGTTAGCGCCTCCTCCAACGGGCACGGCGTTGGGGGGCTCGCCCTGGAAAGGCAGCCCAGCCCGTCAGGTGCCAATAAAATGAGCGCGCGGTCTGACTGGCGTTTTCTTCACAAAACCCGTCCAAACCTTGCACACCCGCCCCACAGCACGGCGGGATCCCCGGCCGCGGTCGAGGTCCAGACCCGTTCCTGACCCGATCAAACCTCTCGCCACCCCCAGCGGTGTTCTTCCTACCCCGGGGGAGAGGCGATGGGGTGTGCCGTCACCCCCGGGCGCTGCTGCTGGCTCACCTGTTCGTCTGCTGCCAAGTCCCGCCCCTCGGCTAGCCCATTGGGCGGGTTTGTCCACCTGGGCGTCCTGCGCCGCCAAAGCCAGCCCCCTATGCTAATGAGCGCGAGCCCCGCGGCAAACCGCTCCGGAGCCCCGgagccccggagccccgccccctatGCAAATAAGGATCAGCGCGTCGGGCGCTACTTGCCTGGGCCCTGCAAGCCGCGCCCCCTATGCTAATAAGGCCGCCTACCCACAAGGCAGCGCACTGGCCAACGCGGCCAACTCTGGAGCCCTTTGTGAGGGCGGTGGGCTGCGCCGGGTAGCGGCACCATGAGCGGCTCTGGCGGGGCGTCAGCGACGTCCGTCAACTCCGCGCCGCCTGCGCAGGAGGAGGGCATGACATGGTGGTACCGCTGGCTGTGTCGCCTGTCGGGGGTGCTGGGGGCCATCTGTGAGTACGCGGTCTGGGCGAGGGGCGGCCCTGCCGCCCACTGCGCATGCGCGCCtctggggctgggaccttggggcGGGGGtccgcggggcgggggcgtggcggAGCGGCGCCCGGGCGGTTGCTATGGTTACCGGCCGCGGCCTGGCTCGTgggtttccgggctgggctggctgctctGGGGACCTTCCCGGAGGGAACCTGAGCGCTGCGGGCGCGCTGGACAGGACGCGGCccaggcccgggggtgggggcagtgcgCGCCGGCCCCGGGCTCCGAGGCCGCCGGGGGCTGCTTCCAAgcgccggccggccgggcccgAGGCAGCCCCACCTGTTGACGGGTGTGGGTGGGACGCAGCCGCCTCCACCTTTGGGCGAAAGTTGTTTGTGAGCGGGGCGGGTGCTTGCTGAGGGAGGCGGCCAGTGCGGTCCCTCTCCTGTCAGCTCTGCCCGGCCATcatctccccacctgccccccagtcCCGGCCGGCACACGCCCCCGACCTCGGTTTCCGGGGCGGGAGGCGGATTTAGCACAAGCCCCAGGAGAGCCTTCGTAGGAAGTAAAGACCGATGGCAGGTCTTCCAGCGGCAAACACACGGCTGTTTGAATGGCCCgctgtcttcttcctgttgtcCTCAACACtggatgagggggtgggagagggcacgGCGGAGGTCTGGAAGGAACCGGAAGCCTGGCACAGAGGCTGGGGTCCGGGATCTGCCAGAAGGAACATTTCCAGCACCCGCTTCCAGCCCCACAGTCCTCCCAGCTGGTGGGGCTGGGGAGTCAGGGGTGCCGGGTTAGGGCTGCGCTGCCCGGCCCTCCCCCAAATCACAGGCGGACCCCGGGTCCCTTTCCTGCTGTCCAGCATGGCTGTGACTTTGTAGAAGGGGCTGGTGGGCTGGAGGTCAGGCCTTAGATTCCATCCCCTCAAGTTGGATGAGCTGTTTCCCTGGCAGATCAGAGGGGGGTGCTGCCCCTCCCGGCTGGGGTGGAACCTGGTCCTCCCCAAGGCTGGCTGTTGGTGGCACAGTGGGGGTGGAGTCGGTGCTGAAGGTGGAGCATCCACTGCAGCAGGTGAGATGGGGGTgggcggaggggggtggggggtgaagggggtgggtaggggggtGCATAGCTGACAAGCACAGAGCAGTGTTGTCTTGTGGGCGCTCGGCGTCTTGCCCCGGGCACCCGGCCTGAATGCGTACGCGGCATGCCCAGGACCGGCCGCCTTTGTGGTGGGCAGGAAGTACCTCTGTTATTTaggaggtcggggggggggggcacaggaggGCGGCCCATTGCAGCTGGGCTCACTTTGCCCGCTCCTCCCCGCCTGCCGCCTGCTAGGGTTACACGGGAAAACTGGAATTCCAGCCGCGCCGGGCTCAGGTGCACAGGCGCCATGCAACTTTAATGGCCTGGCGCTGCTGGCTGCTCCGCGGGCCTCACAGCTATGGCGCTGGCTGGTCCCTGGACCCGCCCGGCAGCTGCCGGCATTCCTGGTGAAGCTGGGCTACGTGctgcggggagaggagggggcgagTGTGGCAGACCCCGCCCGTGGggtgcagtggggaggggagggcaaagCTCCACATTTGGGGCATCCGAGAAGCCACTTCCAAGGGTAGGAGAGGACGCACCCCCCACATGACCCCTTGccgtgccggggtggggggccgggcgTGGGACTGGCTGTGCAGGAGAGAAACAGGCCTGCGCGCTGAGGACACCCAACCacggccctggctggcgtggAGTGGGAGCTGggattgggacccaggcctgcctgTCCAGGAGAGGGGATTCTGACATCACACGCCGTCTCCCTCGTGGCCTTCGCGGCGGGCCCCGTCCCTCCCCGCTGCTAACCCTGCCGTGTCTCTTGCTTCCAGCGTGCGCCATCTCGGGCCTGTTCAGCTGCATCACCATCCACCCTCTGAACATCGCGGCGGGCGTGTGGATGATGTGAGTAGCACGCCTCCCTGCGGGGCTGGGGCCACTGTgcggacctcctcctcctccccttctccctcctcctcctcctccttcttctcctgcccttctccctcctcctcctcctcattctcctcctcctcctcctcctccccttctccctcctcctcctcctcttcttccttctcctcctcctcttcctcctcctcctcctcttcctctttctccttctcctcctctttcttcttctcctcctcctcctcctctcccgcccccccttcTCTTCCGTGCCCCGCGCTCGCCTTCCTGAGCCCAGTCAGGGCCGGCCTGTGTTGGGTGTAGTGTCTACAACGTCAGACTCCGCGGGCACCAAGTCCATGGCCATGGGCCTCGCTCGCCCTGGCAGCCCCCAGGCCGTCCTGGCCACCCCACGACTACGCGGGAAGGAGGTTTCTGACGGTCTCAGTCAGGTGCCGGGATCAGTGGGCGAGCAGTGCTGGCTGCAGATGGAGCGGGTCAGAGCGGGCGCGGGTCAGGCATTAGAACGCCCTGCCGCCCTGCCGCCCTGCCGGGATCCTTGCCCACCTCCTGCCAGGTAGCTGGCCCGTGggaagggcagggcggggtgAGAACTGGGCAGAGCAGCTCTGGCTGCATCTGACACCCCCAGGCAACGAGAAGTGGCTGAGCACCCAGCACGGCCCCTGCCCAcgtggggctggagggggaggagcacagaggagggcagACGCCCCGCCCTCAGGGGCTCAGGCGTGGTGAGGCCTGGGTTGTGGTGCTGGAGCCTGAGCTGTGCTGGCcgaggcagggggacagggggatggGCCCGACGGGACAGGGGAGAGGCCCTGGATCCTTGGGAGAGGAAGAGTTGGCCGAGCACTGTGGAGGGCGCGCTGGGAGGCCTGGCTgtgtgggaggttgggggtgagggcagtGTGAGCTGTGCGGAGAGTTCCTGCTCTGGCGGGCTGGGGGACTTGCTGCACTAAGGCCTGGCTGTCCCAGCCTGGACACGGGCTGAAGGCCGAGCTGTCCCAGCCTGGACACGGGCTGAAGGCCGAGCTGTCCCAGCCTGGACACGGGCTGAAGGCCTGGCTGTCCCAGCCTGGACACGGGCTGAAGGCCGAGCTGTCCCAGCCTGGACACGGGCTGAAGGCCGAGCTGTCCCAGCCTGGACACGGGCTGAAGGCCTGGCTGTCCCAGCCTGGACACGGGCTGAAGGCCGAGCTGTCCCAGCCTGGACACGAGCTGAAGGCCTGGCTGTCCCAGCCTGGACACGGGCTGAAGGCCTGGCTGTCCCAGCCTGGACACAGGCTGAAGGCCGAGCTGTCCCAGCCTGGACACGGGCTGAAGGCCTGGCTGTCCCAGCCTGGACACGGGCTGAAGGCCTGGCTGTCCCAGCCTGGACACGGGCTGCGCTAAGGCCGAGCTGTCCCAGCCTGGACACGGGCTGAAGGCCGAGCTGTCCCAGCCTGGACACGGGCTGAAGGCCTGGCTGTCCCAGCCTGGACACGGGCTGAAGGCCGAACTGTCCCAGCCTGGACACGGGCTGAAGGCCTGGCTGTCCCAGCCTGGACACGGGCTGAAGGCCGAGCTGTCCCAGCCTGGACACGGGCTGAAGGCCTGGCTGTCCCAGCCTGGACACGGGCTGCGCTAAGGCCGAGCTGTCCCAGCCTGGACACGGGCTGAAGGCCGAGCTGTCTCAGCCTGGACACAGGCTGCCCTAAGGCCTGGCTCTCCCAGCCTGGACACGGGCTGCGCTAaggcctggctggcccagcctggaTGAAGGGAAGACCCCGATTCTCGCCTCAGGGCATTCCGTTCAGTTAGGGGCACAGGGGACGGGGAGTGGGGAGACGTTGGCGGGCCCAGCGGTCACCacgctccctccccgcctccagcACGAACGCCTTCGTCCTGCTGCTCTGCGAGGCGCCCTTCTGCTGCCCGTTCATCGAGTTCGCCAACACGGTGGCGGCGAAGGTGGACCAGCTGCGCTCCTGGCAGAAGGCCGTCTTCTACTGCGGGTGAGGGTGCGGCGGGCCCTGGCGTGCTCCCCAAACGCTGCCCGGCAGGGACCCGAAGGGGGGGTCAGACGCCCGCCGCCGCTCGGTGGAGGTTTCACCTGGGATTCCTTTGTGGGCATCATGGTCGCTGACACGAGATGGGACCCGCCGCCCGGCGTACACGGCTCCGCGTGGTGTGTGGTAGAGGAAGGGCCGTCAGTTGGGACCGTGACAGGCGTTCGGGACATGCGTGCCGGTGTCTGCGCAGCCTTCCCGAGCTGGGCGCCGGGCGCGAAGGGAGACGCAGACCGAGCACACGCTCCAGGCGCGGTCTCCTGCCGCCTCTGACCCCCGCAGCAGGCGCCCCGGAGCCGAGAGCCGC from Eptesicus fuscus isolate TK198812 chromosome 15, DD_ASM_mEF_20220401, whole genome shotgun sequence encodes:
- the CACFD1 gene encoding calcium channel flower homolog isoform X1 is translated as MSGSGGASATSVNSAPPAQEEGMTWWYRWLCRLSGVLGAISCAISGLFSCITIHPLNIAAGVWMITNAFVLLLCEAPFCCPFIEFANTVAAKVDQLRSWQKAVFYCGMAVVPIVISLTLTTLLGNAVAFATGVLYGLAALGKKGDAISYARIQQQKQQADEEKLAETLEGEL